In Oncorhynchus tshawytscha isolate Ot180627B linkage group LG28, Otsh_v2.0, whole genome shotgun sequence, a genomic segment contains:
- the casp8 gene encoding caspase-8 isoform X2: MIKSWRRSRTERKQDSSKSAVAVVFKKKSPVQVDVAVRSGQGIQCVMDLRLLSRIDEELDSSEVAALCFLCRDVLNRKRLETVEDGCSLFQRLQEKSLLEDHYFLSQLLSVIGRLDLHRLLETDSRQLEQTAHTQTDACPALSQYRRMLYKVSEDVTKENLTKMKFLLSDKLPRGRLDPCTTALEVLCEMERQELLTEDRLDELQRILEECDTQLAHTVQQHREARGSVSRQEYSVQPISNQEQQLSSPQSLQSLSISETRPNCERGQRIRLYSDAMTETQPGSGPDQVTTSPTQSWKTSEMEHYSMTCNPRGTCLIINNYHFMGFSEVLHNVFSRLGFKVEVCSDLTQKTMLGAVEELGGRSHIQADALVVCVLSHGEKGCVLGTDGGEVPIRSLTQPFTSKQCPSLMGKPKLFFIQACQGKGFQRGALFIPSIRQREGRYEADAGAIESIPWDADFLIGMATVEECKSFRNTKEGSIYIQELCKQLEWGADRGEDILSVLTRVNREVSRGVYRDSKQMPEPKYTLTKKLFLPYF, from the exons ATGATAAAATCGTGGAGAAGAAGTCGAACCGAAAGAAAACAGGACAGCTCGAAGAGTGCGGTGGCagtggtatttaaaaaaaaaag CCCTGTGCAAGTGGATGTTGCAGTGCGGTCTGGTCAGGGGATCCAGTGTGTGATGGACCTGCGCCTGCTGTCTCGTATCGATGAGGAGCTGGACTCCTCTGAGGTGGCTGCCCTGTGCTTCCTGTGCAGAGATGTGCTCAATAGGAAACGCCTGGAGACG GTGGAGGATGGGTGTAGCCTGTTCCAGAGGCTGCAGGAGAAAAGCCTGCTGGAGGACCACTACTTCCTGTCCCAACTCCTCTCTGTCATTGGTCGACTGGACCTTCACCGCCTCCTGGAGACCGACAGCAGACAGCTGGAGCAAACGGCCCACACCCAGACAGACGCATGCCCTGCCCTCTCACAGTACAG gaggatGTTGTATAAGGTCTCAGAAGATGTAACTAAGGAGAATCTCACAAAGATGAAGTTTTTGCTGAGTGACAAACTGCCCAGAGGACGACTGGATCCCTGCACT ACTGCTCTGGAGGTGCTGTGtgagatggagaggcaggagCTGCTgacagaggacagactggatGAGCTACAGAGGATACTGGAGGAGTGTGACACACAGCTGGCCCACACAGTACAGCAGCATAGAGAAG CAAGAGGCAGTGTGTCACGGCAGGAGTACTCTGTTCAGCCAATCAGCAACCAGGAACAGCAACTCAGCTCCCCTCAGTCACTACAGAGCCTGTCTATATCAGAGACACGGCCCAACT GTGAGCGTGGGCAACGCATAAGGTTGTACTCTGATGCAATGACGGAAACTCAGCCTGGGTCTGGGCCTGACCAGGTGACCACTTCACCGACGCAATCCTGGAAGACCTCTGAG ATGGAGCACTATTCCATGACCTGTAATCCTCGGGGGACGTGCTTAATCATCAATAACTACCACTTCATGGGATTTTCAG AGGTTCTGCATAATGTGTTCTCCAGGTTGGGGTTTAAAGTGGAAGTGTGTAGCGACCTGACACAGAAGACCATGTTGGGTGCGGTAGAGGAGCTTGGAGGGCGGAGTCACATACAGGCAGACGCTCTG gtggtgtgtgtgctgtCCCATGGGGAGAAGGGTTGTGTGCTTGGGACAGATGGGGGGGAGGTACCCATTCGCTCCCTCACACAACCCTTCACCAGCAAGCAGTGCCCTTCTCTGATGGGCAAACCCAAACTGTTCTTCATCCAGGCCTGCCAGGGGAAGGGCTTCCAGCGAGGGGCCCTATTCATCCCCTCCataaggcagagagaggggcggTATGAGGCAGACGCCGGCGCCATCGAGTCCATCCCCTGGGATGCAGACTTCCTGATCGGTATGGCAACAGTAGAGGAGTGCAAGTCATTCCGAAACACTAAGGAAGGTTCCATCTACATCCAGGAGCTCTGCAAACAGCTGGAGTGGGGAGCGGACAG AGGGGAGGATATTCTGTCGGTGCTGACGCGTGTGAATCGTGAGGTCAGCAGAGGAGTGTATAGAGACTCCAAACAGATGCCCGAGCCCAAGTACACCCTCACCAAGAAACTCTTCCTCCCCTACTTCTGA
- the casp8 gene encoding caspase-8 isoform X1: MIKSWRRSRTERKQDSSKSAVAVVFKKKSPVQVDVAVRSGQGIQCVMDLRLLSRIDEELDSSEVAALCFLCRDVLNRKRLETVEDGCSLFQRLQEKSLLEDHYFLSQLLSVIGRLDLHRLLETDSRQLEQTAHTQTDACPALSQYRRMLYKVSEDVTKENLTKMKFLLSDKLPRGRLDPCTTALEVLCEMERQELLTEDRLDELQRILEECDTQLAHTVQQHREARGSVSRQEYSVQPISNQEQQLSSPQSLQSLSISETRPNCERGQRIRLYSDAMTETQPGSGPDQVTTSPTQSWKTSEMEHYSMTCNPRGTCLIINNYHFMGFSGLTDRPGTEQDEKVLHNVFSRLGFKVEVCSDLTQKTMLGAVEELGGRSHIQADALVVCVLSHGEKGCVLGTDGGEVPIRSLTQPFTSKQCPSLMGKPKLFFIQACQGKGFQRGALFIPSIRQREGRYEADAGAIESIPWDADFLIGMATVEECKSFRNTKEGSIYIQELCKQLEWGADRGEDILSVLTRVNREVSRGVYRDSKQMPEPKYTLTKKLFLPYF, from the exons ATGATAAAATCGTGGAGAAGAAGTCGAACCGAAAGAAAACAGGACAGCTCGAAGAGTGCGGTGGCagtggtatttaaaaaaaaaag CCCTGTGCAAGTGGATGTTGCAGTGCGGTCTGGTCAGGGGATCCAGTGTGTGATGGACCTGCGCCTGCTGTCTCGTATCGATGAGGAGCTGGACTCCTCTGAGGTGGCTGCCCTGTGCTTCCTGTGCAGAGATGTGCTCAATAGGAAACGCCTGGAGACG GTGGAGGATGGGTGTAGCCTGTTCCAGAGGCTGCAGGAGAAAAGCCTGCTGGAGGACCACTACTTCCTGTCCCAACTCCTCTCTGTCATTGGTCGACTGGACCTTCACCGCCTCCTGGAGACCGACAGCAGACAGCTGGAGCAAACGGCCCACACCCAGACAGACGCATGCCCTGCCCTCTCACAGTACAG gaggatGTTGTATAAGGTCTCAGAAGATGTAACTAAGGAGAATCTCACAAAGATGAAGTTTTTGCTGAGTGACAAACTGCCCAGAGGACGACTGGATCCCTGCACT ACTGCTCTGGAGGTGCTGTGtgagatggagaggcaggagCTGCTgacagaggacagactggatGAGCTACAGAGGATACTGGAGGAGTGTGACACACAGCTGGCCCACACAGTACAGCAGCATAGAGAAG CAAGAGGCAGTGTGTCACGGCAGGAGTACTCTGTTCAGCCAATCAGCAACCAGGAACAGCAACTCAGCTCCCCTCAGTCACTACAGAGCCTGTCTATATCAGAGACACGGCCCAACT GTGAGCGTGGGCAACGCATAAGGTTGTACTCTGATGCAATGACGGAAACTCAGCCTGGGTCTGGGCCTGACCAGGTGACCACTTCACCGACGCAATCCTGGAAGACCTCTGAG ATGGAGCACTATTCCATGACCTGTAATCCTCGGGGGACGTGCTTAATCATCAATAACTACCACTTCATGGGATTTTCAGgtctgacagacagaccaggaacTGAGCAGGACGAGA AGGTTCTGCATAATGTGTTCTCCAGGTTGGGGTTTAAAGTGGAAGTGTGTAGCGACCTGACACAGAAGACCATGTTGGGTGCGGTAGAGGAGCTTGGAGGGCGGAGTCACATACAGGCAGACGCTCTG gtggtgtgtgtgctgtCCCATGGGGAGAAGGGTTGTGTGCTTGGGACAGATGGGGGGGAGGTACCCATTCGCTCCCTCACACAACCCTTCACCAGCAAGCAGTGCCCTTCTCTGATGGGCAAACCCAAACTGTTCTTCATCCAGGCCTGCCAGGGGAAGGGCTTCCAGCGAGGGGCCCTATTCATCCCCTCCataaggcagagagaggggcggTATGAGGCAGACGCCGGCGCCATCGAGTCCATCCCCTGGGATGCAGACTTCCTGATCGGTATGGCAACAGTAGAGGAGTGCAAGTCATTCCGAAACACTAAGGAAGGTTCCATCTACATCCAGGAGCTCTGCAAACAGCTGGAGTGGGGAGCGGACAG AGGGGAGGATATTCTGTCGGTGCTGACGCGTGTGAATCGTGAGGTCAGCAGAGGAGTGTATAGAGACTCCAAACAGATGCCCGAGCCCAAGTACACCCTCACCAAGAAACTCTTCCTCCCCTACTTCTGA
- the casp8 gene encoding caspase-8 isoform X3: MDLRLLSRIDEELDSSEVAALCFLCRDVLNRKRLETVEDGCSLFQRLQEKSLLEDHYFLSQLLSVIGRLDLHRLLETDSRQLEQTAHTQTDACPALSQYRRMLYKVSEDVTKENLTKMKFLLSDKLPRGRLDPCTTALEVLCEMERQELLTEDRLDELQRILEECDTQLAHTVQQHREARGSVSRQEYSVQPISNQEQQLSSPQSLQSLSISETRPNCERGQRIRLYSDAMTETQPGSGPDQVTTSPTQSWKTSEMEHYSMTCNPRGTCLIINNYHFMGFSGLTDRPGTEQDEKVLHNVFSRLGFKVEVCSDLTQKTMLGAVEELGGRSHIQADALVVCVLSHGEKGCVLGTDGGEVPIRSLTQPFTSKQCPSLMGKPKLFFIQACQGKGFQRGALFIPSIRQREGRYEADAGAIESIPWDADFLIGMATVEECKSFRNTKEGSIYIQELCKQLEWGADRGEDILSVLTRVNREVSRGVYRDSKQMPEPKYTLTKKLFLPYF, translated from the exons ATGGACCTGCGCCTGCTGTCTCGTATCGATGAGGAGCTGGACTCCTCTGAGGTGGCTGCCCTGTGCTTCCTGTGCAGAGATGTGCTCAATAGGAAACGCCTGGAGACG GTGGAGGATGGGTGTAGCCTGTTCCAGAGGCTGCAGGAGAAAAGCCTGCTGGAGGACCACTACTTCCTGTCCCAACTCCTCTCTGTCATTGGTCGACTGGACCTTCACCGCCTCCTGGAGACCGACAGCAGACAGCTGGAGCAAACGGCCCACACCCAGACAGACGCATGCCCTGCCCTCTCACAGTACAG gaggatGTTGTATAAGGTCTCAGAAGATGTAACTAAGGAGAATCTCACAAAGATGAAGTTTTTGCTGAGTGACAAACTGCCCAGAGGACGACTGGATCCCTGCACT ACTGCTCTGGAGGTGCTGTGtgagatggagaggcaggagCTGCTgacagaggacagactggatGAGCTACAGAGGATACTGGAGGAGTGTGACACACAGCTGGCCCACACAGTACAGCAGCATAGAGAAG CAAGAGGCAGTGTGTCACGGCAGGAGTACTCTGTTCAGCCAATCAGCAACCAGGAACAGCAACTCAGCTCCCCTCAGTCACTACAGAGCCTGTCTATATCAGAGACACGGCCCAACT GTGAGCGTGGGCAACGCATAAGGTTGTACTCTGATGCAATGACGGAAACTCAGCCTGGGTCTGGGCCTGACCAGGTGACCACTTCACCGACGCAATCCTGGAAGACCTCTGAG ATGGAGCACTATTCCATGACCTGTAATCCTCGGGGGACGTGCTTAATCATCAATAACTACCACTTCATGGGATTTTCAGgtctgacagacagaccaggaacTGAGCAGGACGAGA AGGTTCTGCATAATGTGTTCTCCAGGTTGGGGTTTAAAGTGGAAGTGTGTAGCGACCTGACACAGAAGACCATGTTGGGTGCGGTAGAGGAGCTTGGAGGGCGGAGTCACATACAGGCAGACGCTCTG gtggtgtgtgtgctgtCCCATGGGGAGAAGGGTTGTGTGCTTGGGACAGATGGGGGGGAGGTACCCATTCGCTCCCTCACACAACCCTTCACCAGCAAGCAGTGCCCTTCTCTGATGGGCAAACCCAAACTGTTCTTCATCCAGGCCTGCCAGGGGAAGGGCTTCCAGCGAGGGGCCCTATTCATCCCCTCCataaggcagagagaggggcggTATGAGGCAGACGCCGGCGCCATCGAGTCCATCCCCTGGGATGCAGACTTCCTGATCGGTATGGCAACAGTAGAGGAGTGCAAGTCATTCCGAAACACTAAGGAAGGTTCCATCTACATCCAGGAGCTCTGCAAACAGCTGGAGTGGGGAGCGGACAG AGGGGAGGATATTCTGTCGGTGCTGACGCGTGTGAATCGTGAGGTCAGCAGAGGAGTGTATAGAGACTCCAAACAGATGCCCGAGCCCAAGTACACCCTCACCAAGAAACTCTTCCTCCCCTACTTCTGA